A part of Kitasatospora acidiphila genomic DNA contains:
- a CDS encoding CoA transferase, protein MREDTLLRPATTDTTAPLTGVALTATGRGFPLRLAIHQLRLLGAELTEHHKSSAPARLTLGVGSGAVTCALDWAGPVAMPLASEADVQAACGLAAVHGRRYGTPQPLGIEYASAVAGVLAVQGLLAARLTVLRGGSARRVRTSVAGAALLAVGQYLAAATADDPPEPTRADTGPPPFTSADGVRFEIEALDPGQWLAFWSGLGVARPVVGQGWPPFQLRFATGSCALPAELDLATRQLSYRQLTDAAVSVGVSIVPVRAQGPSGYRLPPWRIESVPGPGSPLPPAPAGAGPLAGLVVVEMTRRLQGPLAGHLLALLGAEVIRVEPLGGDPLRGVPPMVGEVSARFHALNRNKRVFEADPRSPAGRRAIRELIGGAEVFLHNLAPGKAESFGLDPGQLLAEQPGLVHAWASGWGELFNPDGNAFGSGLPVGTDYLVQAHSGLAALVTPPGRPVAPALLTITDVFGGLVSATGVLAALVARAGSGFGQRVDSSLFSAAVALLDMASPPDAPPARFPAATPEELAADPRFAAALQHDSCVLPRAPWQFDA, encoded by the coding sequence ATGCGCGAGGACACGCTGCTCCGCCCCGCCACGACCGACACCACCGCACCGCTGACCGGAGTCGCCCTGACGGCCACCGGTCGCGGCTTCCCCCTCCGGCTGGCGATCCACCAGCTCCGGCTGCTCGGTGCCGAGTTGACTGAACATCATAAGTCCTCCGCACCAGCCAGATTGACCTTGGGCGTCGGCTCGGGCGCCGTCACCTGTGCGCTCGACTGGGCCGGGCCGGTGGCGATGCCGCTGGCGAGTGAGGCGGACGTGCAGGCAGCCTGCGGGTTGGCCGCCGTGCACGGGCGACGGTACGGCACGCCGCAGCCGCTGGGCATCGAGTACGCGAGTGCGGTGGCCGGAGTGCTGGCCGTGCAGGGCCTGTTGGCCGCTCGCCTCACTGTACTGCGCGGCGGCTCGGCACGCCGGGTGCGCACCTCGGTGGCGGGTGCGGCGTTACTCGCGGTCGGCCAGTACCTGGCGGCGGCGACGGCGGACGATCCGCCCGAGCCGACCCGGGCCGACACCGGACCTCCGCCGTTCACCAGCGCCGACGGGGTGCGGTTCGAGATCGAGGCGCTGGACCCCGGGCAGTGGCTGGCGTTCTGGAGCGGCCTCGGGGTGGCCCGTCCGGTGGTCGGACAGGGCTGGCCGCCGTTCCAACTCCGTTTCGCCACCGGGAGTTGCGCACTTCCGGCGGAACTCGACCTGGCCACCCGGCAGCTGAGCTACCGCCAACTGACCGATGCGGCCGTGTCGGTCGGGGTGTCGATCGTCCCCGTCCGTGCCCAGGGGCCGAGCGGCTACCGGCTGCCGCCGTGGCGGATCGAGAGCGTCCCCGGGCCCGGTTCACCACTGCCGCCTGCGCCGGCCGGTGCGGGCCCGCTCGCCGGGCTGGTGGTGGTCGAGATGACCCGTCGGCTTCAAGGTCCGTTGGCCGGGCACCTGTTGGCACTGCTCGGTGCCGAGGTGATCCGGGTCGAGCCGCTCGGCGGGGACCCTCTGCGCGGGGTACCGCCGATGGTGGGCGAGGTATCGGCCCGGTTCCATGCGCTCAACCGGAACAAGCGGGTGTTCGAGGCCGACCCGCGCTCCCCCGCCGGTCGCCGGGCGATCCGTGAACTGATCGGTGGCGCCGAGGTGTTCCTGCACAACCTGGCTCCTGGCAAGGCGGAGTCCTTCGGGCTCGACCCCGGGCAGCTACTGGCCGAGCAGCCGGGCCTGGTGCACGCCTGGGCATCAGGCTGGGGTGAACTCTTCAACCCCGACGGCAACGCCTTTGGTAGCGGCTTGCCCGTGGGCACCGACTACCTGGTGCAGGCGCACAGCGGACTGGCCGCGCTGGTGACGCCGCCCGGGCGGCCGGTGGCCCCCGCGCTGCTGACCATCACCGACGTCTTCGGCGGCCTGGTCAGCGCGACCGGGGTGCTGGCCGCCCTGGTGGCCCGGGCCGGCAGCGGCTTCGGGCAGCGGGTCGACTCCTCCCTGTTCTCCGCCGCCGTCGCCCTGCTGGACATGGCGTCCCCGCCCGACGCTCCCCCGGCCCGCTTCCCTGCCGCCACCCCCGAGGAGTTGGCCGCCGACCCCCGGTTCGCCGCCGCCCTCCAGCACGACAGCTGCGTACTGCCCCGGGCGCCCTGGCAGTTCGACGCCTGA
- a CDS encoding class I adenylate-forming enzyme family protein, whose product MSWTSRQGLTLADRVPTALRRAWSADGHYLDSDIYRLFRQRVLAHPDRDAVIHGDTAVSYAQLDYCVGRFAGALAAAGVRDREIVAVRLPNGWPALAAELAAARLGSVALTFPDGPGSSEARSLLARSRATALVTTRPLDTTDLPHLKAVLTPEQLIACQESADPAAPAGPDAPARILVSSGSEAEPKMIAYSHNAMGGGRGNYLRAIYDGEPAPRSLILVPLSASYGSLGTVSLYRHGATLVLLDRFDPVAALRAIAEHRVTHLFAVATILRRMTAQPSLTGEDLSSLQAVIASCDGLPAGVLAAALERFGRPVSNVYGSSDGVNCRGEYRITGAETTVLDRPDPAVCDFEVRDEQGCPLPAGTAGELWARGPMTPLCYVGAPELDARSRDAVGWVRTGDHGLIDQHGRLQLLRRNSQLIKRGGYSISPAEVERHAGAHPALAEAICVPVPDADLGERLCVCVVPHQDHPTPTLAELNHFLEEQRGLERRKLPEQLVALTALPLGSTGKLSRTELSRMAREILA is encoded by the coding sequence ATGAGCTGGACCTCCCGCCAAGGCCTCACCCTCGCCGACCGCGTCCCGACCGCCCTGCGCCGCGCCTGGTCGGCGGACGGCCACTACCTGGACAGCGACATCTACCGGCTGTTCCGGCAGCGCGTTCTCGCCCACCCCGACCGGGATGCGGTGATCCACGGCGACACTGCGGTCAGCTATGCCCAACTCGACTACTGTGTCGGACGGTTCGCCGGCGCGCTGGCAGCGGCCGGGGTGCGTGACCGGGAGATCGTGGCCGTCCGGCTGCCGAACGGGTGGCCGGCACTGGCCGCTGAACTGGCCGCCGCCCGCCTCGGATCGGTGGCGCTGACCTTCCCGGACGGCCCCGGCAGCAGCGAGGCCCGCTCCCTGCTGGCTCGCTCCCGGGCCACCGCGCTGGTCACCACCAGGCCGCTCGACACCACCGATCTGCCCCACCTCAAGGCAGTTCTGACACCCGAGCAGCTCATCGCATGCCAGGAGAGCGCCGATCCCGCAGCGCCGGCCGGCCCCGATGCGCCGGCCCGCATCCTGGTCTCCTCCGGTTCCGAGGCCGAACCGAAGATGATCGCCTACTCGCACAATGCCATGGGCGGCGGCCGAGGCAACTACCTGCGGGCCATCTACGACGGCGAACCGGCGCCCCGCTCCCTGATCCTGGTGCCGCTGTCGGCCTCCTACGGCTCGCTAGGTACCGTCTCGCTCTACCGCCACGGCGCCACCCTGGTGCTGCTCGACCGCTTCGACCCGGTCGCCGCGCTGCGGGCGATCGCCGAGCACCGGGTGACCCATCTCTTCGCGGTGGCCACCATCCTGCGCCGCATGACCGCCCAACCATCGTTGACCGGAGAGGACTTGAGCAGTCTGCAGGCCGTGATCGCCAGCTGCGACGGGCTACCGGCCGGGGTGCTCGCCGCAGCCCTGGAGCGGTTCGGCCGCCCGGTGAGCAACGTCTACGGCTCCTCGGACGGCGTCAACTGCCGTGGCGAATACCGCATCACGGGCGCCGAGACCACTGTGCTGGACCGCCCGGACCCGGCCGTCTGCGACTTCGAGGTCCGCGACGAGCAGGGCTGCCCGCTCCCGGCCGGCACCGCCGGGGAGTTGTGGGCGCGCGGGCCGATGACCCCGCTCTGCTATGTCGGCGCTCCGGAGCTGGACGCCCGCAGCCGGGACGCAGTCGGCTGGGTGCGGACCGGCGACCACGGGCTGATCGACCAGCACGGCAGACTTCAACTGCTACGGCGCAACAGCCAGTTGATCAAGCGCGGCGGGTACTCGATCAGCCCGGCCGAGGTGGAGCGGCACGCCGGTGCGCACCCCGCGCTGGCCGAGGCGATCTGCGTGCCGGTGCCGGACGCCGACCTGGGCGAGCGGCTCTGCGTCTGCGTGGTGCCGCACCAGGACCACCCCACCCCGACCCTCGCCGAGCTCAACCACTTCCTGGAGGAGCAGCGCGGGCTGGAGCGCCGCAAACTGCCCGAGCAGCTCGTGGCGCTGACCGCCCTGCCGCTGGGCAGCACCGGCAAGCTCTCCCGCACCGAACTCTCCCGGATGGCACGGGAGATCCTCGCGTAG
- a CDS encoding helix-turn-helix transcriptional regulator, translating to MTDRTELADFLSRCRARLAPADVGLPPGARRRTPGLRREEVAQLAGLSVDYYARLEQARGPQPSPQLLVSLARALRLTEDERNHLFHLAGHEPPRTRRTLTHLQPALLLILDRLHDTPAQVVSKLGDVLAQNRMAIALLGDRSQLPPRERSVMWAWFTDPASRERFPAAEHEELARSHVANLRAVRAAQPDDAEAAELVDELLATSEEFAELWARHDVATRRSGRKTVLHPVVGPIEVDCEVLCGARDGQLLLVYTARPGSESAGRMELLRVLGSQQMTETPSR from the coding sequence ATGACGGACCGCACGGAACTCGCCGACTTCCTCAGCCGCTGCCGCGCCCGGCTGGCGCCCGCCGACGTGGGGCTGCCGCCCGGCGCCCGGCGCCGCACCCCCGGACTGCGCCGCGAGGAGGTGGCCCAACTGGCCGGCCTCTCGGTGGACTACTACGCCCGCCTGGAGCAGGCCCGCGGCCCGCAGCCCTCACCGCAGCTGCTCGTCTCGCTGGCCCGCGCGCTGCGGCTCACCGAGGACGAGCGCAACCACCTGTTCCACCTGGCCGGCCATGAACCGCCCCGCACCCGGCGCACGCTGACCCACCTCCAGCCGGCCCTGCTGCTGATCCTGGACCGCCTGCACGACACCCCGGCGCAGGTGGTCTCCAAGCTCGGCGATGTGCTGGCGCAGAACCGGATGGCGATCGCGCTGCTCGGCGACCGCTCCCAACTGCCGCCGCGTGAACGCAGCGTGATGTGGGCGTGGTTCACCGACCCGGCCAGCCGCGAGCGGTTCCCGGCGGCCGAGCACGAGGAGCTGGCCCGCAGCCATGTGGCCAACCTGCGGGCGGTGCGCGCGGCTCAGCCGGACGACGCCGAGGCCGCCGAACTGGTCGACGAACTGCTGGCCACCAGCGAGGAGTTCGCCGAGCTGTGGGCCCGGCACGACGTGGCCACCCGGCGCAGCGGGCGCAAGACCGTGCTGCACCCGGTGGTCGGGCCGATCGAAGTGGACTGCGAGGTGTTGTGCGGCGCTCGGGACGGCCAACTGCTTCTGGTCTACACGGCCCGACCGGGCAGCGAGTCGGCCGGCCGCATGGAACTGCTGCGGGTGCTGGGCTCGCAGCAGATGACGGAGACTCCCAGTAGGTGA
- a CDS encoding NAD-dependent epimerase/dehydratase family protein, which produces MARILVTGATGQVGQRFVPRLVHWAGTDTVRVLVRDAARAEALARLGVEVVEGDLRDADDRAKALVGADSVVNVAAAFRDVPDEEAFEVNRDAAVELARQALAAGVTRFVQTSTNLVYAGGLGRPAHEDDELAPGPLFGAYAVSKAQAELAMRELDPALGLTMVRLAFVYGEGDSHLRDVVQRVASWPAHKRLAVVHHADASLALWRALSTPGAAGRAYNVMGDAPISAVELHQLHGVPLPADTAGRVDEDPWHGLVSTARIRAELGWRPLFPSVWTAQDAGAL; this is translated from the coding sequence ATGGCGAGGATTCTGGTGACCGGTGCGACGGGTCAGGTCGGTCAGCGGTTCGTGCCGCGGCTGGTGCACTGGGCCGGCACCGACACGGTGCGGGTCCTGGTGCGCGACGCCGCCCGGGCCGAGGCGCTGGCCCGGCTGGGCGTCGAGGTGGTGGAGGGCGACCTGCGGGACGCCGACGACCGGGCGAAGGCGCTGGTCGGGGCCGACTCGGTGGTGAACGTGGCCGCCGCCTTCCGTGATGTGCCGGACGAGGAAGCCTTCGAGGTGAACCGTGACGCGGCCGTGGAGCTGGCCCGGCAGGCGCTGGCGGCGGGGGTGACCCGGTTCGTGCAGACCAGCACCAACCTGGTGTACGCCGGGGGCCTGGGCCGGCCCGCACACGAGGATGACGAGCTGGCGCCCGGTCCGCTGTTCGGCGCCTACGCCGTGTCCAAGGCGCAGGCCGAGCTGGCGATGCGGGAGTTGGACCCAGCGTTGGGCCTGACCATGGTGCGGCTGGCCTTCGTCTACGGCGAGGGCGACAGCCACCTGCGGGACGTGGTGCAGCGGGTGGCGAGCTGGCCGGCGCACAAGCGGCTGGCCGTGGTGCACCACGCCGATGCGAGCCTGGCGCTCTGGCGGGCGCTGAGCACGCCGGGTGCGGCCGGCCGGGCCTACAACGTGATGGGCGACGCGCCGATTTCGGCCGTCGAGCTGCACCAGCTGCACGGCGTGCCGCTGCCGGCGGACACGGCCGGCCGGGTGGACGAGGACCCGTGGCACGGCTTGGTCTCTACCGCCCGGATCCGGGCGGAGCTCGGCTGGCGCCCGCTCTTCCCGTCGGTCTGGACGGCCCAGGACGCCGGGGCGCTCTGA
- a CDS encoding cellulose binding domain-containing protein → MRRVTLPAFVTTALLAGAVLPLSLPAAAAQADAGVSGLVATASSPQSWSSGFELDFTVTNHTNTTVNSWSITFDLPSGESIGGSAWNGTLTSSNGHYTITSPSWASPLAPGASAPVVGMDVSGSGTPALPVNCLINNQPCAGGPVDTTPPSVPTGVTVSATGPGAVTLSWQPSTDNVAVAGYRVHEGSAVVASTTTGTGATVYGLLAGSSHTFTVTAYDAAGNESAQSAAVTGVAGSGSTAGVAAPFVDLGAYPTPSLTQIAATTGLKQFSLGFIVNGTSACTASWFNAYDPGTAWDKADFDAFRATGGDIRPSFGGANGTELAQSCTDVASLTAQYQKVVDAYGLDRIDFDIEGAAVSDHASIDRRSAAIAAVQAAQRAKGRDLKVSLTLPVLPSGLTSDGVYVLQSAKAAGVAVDAVNVMAMDFGDTEAPNPAGQMGSYAIQSAQSARAQIARVWPALTTAQTWAMVGVTPMLGQNDNADEVFGTADAQQLLTFAQQNHLGELSFWEVTRDGNACTGALFKCTNIPQTPYQFSKLWAGYTG, encoded by the coding sequence ATGAGGCGCGTCACCCTGCCCGCCTTCGTGACCACCGCCCTGCTGGCCGGAGCCGTACTGCCGCTCTCCCTGCCGGCAGCCGCCGCCCAGGCCGACGCCGGCGTCTCCGGGCTGGTCGCCACCGCCTCGTCGCCGCAAAGCTGGTCGAGCGGCTTCGAGTTGGACTTCACCGTCACCAACCACACCAACACCACGGTGAATTCCTGGTCCATCACCTTCGACCTGCCAAGCGGTGAGAGCATCGGCGGCAGCGCCTGGAACGGCACGCTGACCAGCAGCAACGGCCACTACACCATCACCTCGCCGAGTTGGGCCTCGCCGCTCGCCCCGGGCGCCTCGGCACCCGTGGTCGGAATGGACGTGAGCGGCAGCGGCACCCCCGCGCTGCCGGTCAACTGCCTGATCAACAACCAGCCCTGTGCCGGCGGCCCGGTGGACACCACCCCGCCCAGCGTGCCGACCGGCGTCACGGTCTCCGCCACCGGCCCGGGTGCCGTCACCTTGAGCTGGCAGCCCTCGACCGACAACGTCGCAGTGGCCGGCTACCGGGTCCACGAGGGCAGCGCCGTGGTCGCGTCGACCACGACGGGCACCGGCGCCACGGTGTACGGGTTGCTGGCGGGCAGCAGCCACACCTTCACCGTCACCGCCTATGACGCGGCCGGCAACGAGTCCGCGCAGTCCGCCGCCGTCACCGGGGTGGCCGGCAGCGGCAGCACGGCCGGCGTGGCCGCGCCCTTCGTCGACCTGGGCGCCTACCCGACGCCCAGCCTCACCCAGATCGCGGCCACCACCGGCCTCAAGCAGTTCTCGCTGGGCTTCATCGTCAACGGCACCAGCGCCTGCACGGCCAGCTGGTTCAACGCCTACGATCCCGGAACCGCCTGGGACAAGGCCGACTTCGACGCCTTCCGGGCCACCGGCGGCGACATCCGCCCGTCCTTCGGCGGCGCCAACGGCACCGAACTGGCCCAGTCCTGCACCGATGTGGCGAGCCTGACCGCCCAGTACCAGAAGGTCGTCGACGCCTACGGGTTGGACCGGATCGACTTCGACATCGAGGGCGCGGCGGTGTCCGACCATGCCTCGATCGACCGCCGCTCGGCCGCGATCGCCGCCGTGCAGGCCGCCCAGCGGGCCAAGGGCCGCGACCTCAAGGTCTCATTGACCCTGCCGGTCCTGCCCAGCGGCCTGACCAGCGACGGTGTCTACGTGCTGCAGTCCGCCAAGGCGGCCGGCGTGGCGGTGGACGCGGTCAATGTGATGGCAATGGACTTCGGCGACACCGAGGCCCCCAACCCGGCTGGCCAGATGGGTAGTTACGCGATCCAGTCGGCCCAGTCGGCCCGGGCCCAGATCGCCCGGGTCTGGCCGGCCCTGACCACTGCGCAGACCTGGGCGATGGTCGGTGTCACCCCGATGCTGGGCCAGAACGACAACGCGGACGAGGTGTTCGGCACCGCCGACGCACAGCAGCTGCTGACCTTCGCGCAGCAGAACCACCTCGGCGAGCTCTCCTTCTGGGAGGTCACCCGGGACGGCAACGCCTGCACCGGTGCGCTGTTCAAGTGCACCAACATCCCGCAGACGCCGTACCAGTTCTCCAAGCTGTGGGCGGGCTACACCGGTTGA
- a CDS encoding GuaB1 family IMP dehydrogenase-related protein, giving the protein MRFLNDLKPSHDLTYDDVFMVPSRSAVRSRQGVDLASHDGTGTTIPLVVANMTAIAGRRMAETVARRGGLVAIPQDLPTEVIAEVIGWVKQRHLVFDTPVTLTPGATVADALALLPKRAHGALVVVEDGRPVGVVTEGDCQGVDRFTSLSEVMSRDLTVLEESVDPRAAFEALGEGHRKLAPVVDGDGQLVGILTRKGALRATLYTPAVDAAGKLRIAATVGINGDVAGKAKALIEAGADVLVVDTAHGHQETMINALRSVRALDPQVPIVAGNVVSAAGVRDLVEAGADILKVGVGPGAMCTTRMMTGVGRPQFSAVLECADEARKLGKHVWADGGVRHPRDVAMALAAGASNVMIGSWFAGTYESPGDLQTAPDGRQYKESFGMASARAVRNRTADESAYDRARKALFEEGISTSRMFLDPARPGVEDLIDSIVAGVRSSCTYAGAGSLEEFHEKAIIGVQSAAGYAEGKPLHSSW; this is encoded by the coding sequence ATGCGCTTCCTGAACGACCTCAAGCCCTCGCACGACCTGACGTACGACGACGTCTTCATGGTCCCCAGCCGCTCTGCGGTGAGGTCCCGGCAGGGGGTGGATCTGGCTTCGCACGATGGGACGGGGACCACGATTCCGCTGGTGGTGGCCAATATGACCGCCATTGCGGGGCGGCGGATGGCCGAGACGGTGGCCCGGCGGGGTGGGCTGGTGGCGATTCCGCAGGATCTGCCGACCGAGGTGATCGCGGAGGTCATCGGGTGGGTGAAGCAGCGGCACCTGGTGTTCGACACGCCGGTCACGCTGACCCCGGGGGCCACCGTGGCGGATGCGCTGGCGCTGCTGCCCAAGCGGGCGCACGGGGCGCTGGTGGTGGTCGAGGACGGCAGGCCGGTCGGCGTGGTGACCGAGGGTGACTGCCAGGGGGTGGACCGGTTCACCAGCCTGTCCGAGGTGATGTCGCGCGACCTGACGGTGCTCGAGGAGAGCGTGGACCCGCGCGCTGCCTTCGAGGCGCTCGGCGAGGGCCACCGCAAGCTGGCTCCGGTGGTGGACGGGGACGGGCAGCTGGTCGGGATCCTGACCCGCAAGGGTGCGCTGCGTGCCACCCTCTACACCCCGGCCGTGGACGCGGCCGGCAAGCTGCGGATCGCCGCCACCGTCGGGATCAACGGCGATGTGGCCGGCAAGGCCAAGGCGCTGATCGAGGCGGGTGCGGACGTGCTGGTGGTGGACACCGCGCACGGGCACCAGGAGACGATGATCAACGCGCTGCGCTCGGTGCGGGCGCTGGACCCGCAGGTGCCGATCGTGGCCGGCAACGTGGTGTCGGCGGCAGGTGTGCGCGACCTGGTCGAGGCGGGCGCGGACATCCTCAAGGTCGGCGTCGGCCCGGGCGCGATGTGCACCACCCGTATGATGACCGGCGTCGGTCGGCCGCAGTTCTCCGCGGTGCTGGAGTGCGCCGACGAGGCGCGCAAGCTCGGCAAGCACGTCTGGGCGGACGGCGGGGTGCGGCACCCGCGTGACGTGGCGATGGCGCTGGCCGCCGGCGCCTCCAATGTGATGATCGGCTCCTGGTTCGCCGGGACCTACGAGTCGCCGGGCGACCTGCAGACCGCGCCCGACGGCCGGCAGTACAAGGAGAGCTTCGGCATGGCCTCGGCCCGCGCGGTGCGCAACCGGACGGCCGACGAGTCCGCCTACGACCGGGCGCGCAAGGCGCTCTTCGAGGAGGGCATCTCCACCTCGCGGATGTTCCTCGACCCGGCCCGCCCGGGCGTCGAGGACCTGATCGACTCGATCGTGGCCGGTGTGCGCAGCTCCTGCACCTACGCCGGTGCCGGATCCCTCGAGGAGTTCCACGAGAAGGCGATCATCGGCGTGCAGAGCGCGGCCGGCTACGCCGAGGGCAAGCCGCTGCACTCCAGCTGGTGA
- a CDS encoding dihydrofolate reductase family protein — translation MSRVRVHNFSVSIDGFGTGEGQSLDAPFGHAGGRLHEWFFQTRTFQDMRGGAGGSAGVDDAVARTWNAGVGAEIMGRGKFGPQHGPWEDHGWSGWWGADPPFHTPVFVLTHHPRPSVEMAGGTTFHFIDASPQEALRQAREASGGLDVRIGGGPSTIRAFLAEDLIDHLHIVVVPIVLGRGTRLWDDLEGMEQRFHIESVTTPSGVTHMTFTRP, via the coding sequence ATGTCCCGTGTGAGGGTCCACAACTTCTCCGTATCCATCGACGGCTTCGGCACAGGTGAAGGGCAAAGTCTCGACGCGCCGTTCGGCCACGCCGGCGGACGGCTCCACGAGTGGTTCTTCCAGACCCGGACCTTCCAGGACATGCGCGGCGGCGCCGGTGGCAGTGCCGGTGTCGACGACGCCGTCGCCCGCACCTGGAACGCGGGCGTCGGCGCAGAGATCATGGGACGCGGCAAGTTCGGGCCGCAGCACGGTCCGTGGGAGGACCACGGGTGGTCCGGGTGGTGGGGAGCCGATCCGCCGTTCCACACGCCGGTGTTCGTCCTGACCCACCACCCCCGCCCCTCGGTGGAGATGGCAGGGGGCACCACGTTCCACTTCATCGACGCCAGCCCGCAGGAGGCGCTCCGTCAGGCACGCGAGGCCTCGGGCGGCCTGGACGTGCGGATCGGCGGCGGGCCGTCCACGATCCGCGCGTTCCTCGCGGAAGACCTCATCGATCACCTGCACATCGTCGTCGTCCCGATCGTCCTCGGCCGCGGCACGCGGTTGTGGGACGACCTCGAGGGGATGGAGCAGCGGTTCCACATCGAATCCGTGACCACTCCGAGCGGTGTCACGCACATGACCTTCACCCGGCCGTAG
- a CDS encoding alpha/beta fold hydrolase — MNITSKDGTTLAVDTTGQGTPLILIGGAFNDRSTVAGLAAELATGFRVVTYDRRGRSASDDKSDDYLVANEIADLAAVVEYFGGHASVFGHSSGAALAMEAVVRGLPIDRLAVYEPPYRVDDNLPTSRTDVNERLKSLVAAGDGPGAVELFMAEVIGVPAEGIAGMRAGEVWPFLVGQAPSLPYDVLVMQPWRPMPVERIAGIGVPLLAVYGDRTEPGLAAATKAVAAAVPGARLEALAGEDHAVLQRPAALAPLLAEFFG, encoded by the coding sequence ATGAACATCACTTCCAAGGACGGCACCACACTCGCCGTCGACACGACCGGCCAGGGCACCCCGCTGATCCTGATCGGCGGCGCCTTCAACGACCGCTCGACCGTGGCCGGGCTCGCCGCCGAACTCGCAACCGGCTTCCGCGTGGTGACCTATGACCGACGCGGCCGGAGCGCGAGCGACGACAAGAGCGACGACTACCTGGTCGCCAACGAGATCGCCGACCTGGCGGCGGTCGTCGAGTACTTCGGCGGCCACGCCTCGGTGTTCGGCCATTCCTCTGGCGCCGCCCTCGCGATGGAGGCGGTCGTGCGCGGGCTGCCGATCGACCGGCTCGCCGTGTACGAGCCGCCCTACCGCGTGGACGACAACCTGCCGACCTCCCGGACTGATGTCAATGAGCGGCTCAAGTCCCTGGTAGCCGCCGGAGACGGTCCCGGTGCCGTGGAGCTGTTCATGGCGGAGGTGATCGGCGTCCCGGCCGAGGGGATCGCCGGGATGCGGGCCGGGGAGGTCTGGCCGTTCCTGGTCGGACAGGCACCGAGCCTGCCGTACGACGTACTGGTCATGCAGCCCTGGCGGCCGATGCCGGTCGAACGGATCGCCGGAATCGGTGTGCCGCTGCTGGCGGTCTACGGCGACCGCACCGAGCCGGGCCTGGCGGCAGCGACGAAGGCGGTCGCGGCAGCGGTACCGGGCGCCCGACTCGAAGCCCTGGCTGGAGAGGACCACGCGGTGCTCCAACGGCCCGCGGCGCTGGCGCCACTACTGGCGGAGTTCTTCGGCTGA
- a CDS encoding zinc-dependent alcohol dehydrogenase family protein gives MRATVIHGPNDIRIEEVPDPVVRRPTDAVVRVVNACICGSDLWAYRGVAAREAGQRIGHEFLGIVEEVGSEVTGFTRGDFVVAPFVWSDGTCDFCREGLHTSCPEGGFWGEVGSDGGQGEAVRVPFADGTLVKLPREAAGEEKLLPGLLALSDVMSTGHHAAVAAKVRPGATVAVVGDGAVGLCGVLAAQRLGAGRIIALGRHEQRTAIARRFGATDVVAERGEAAIEAVKELTGGRGAHAVLEAVGTEESIRTAISIARDGGTVGYVGVPHGGSAGVDIAQMFNRNVALAGGVAPARAYIPELLPDVLSGAIDPGLVFDRTVGLAGVPDGYRAMHDRSALKVRIAF, from the coding sequence GTGCGTGCCACCGTGATCCACGGCCCCAACGACATCCGGATCGAGGAGGTGCCCGACCCGGTGGTCCGGCGGCCGACCGACGCCGTAGTGCGGGTGGTCAACGCCTGTATCTGCGGCAGTGACCTGTGGGCCTATCGCGGCGTCGCCGCCCGGGAGGCGGGGCAGCGGATCGGGCACGAGTTCCTCGGCATCGTCGAGGAGGTCGGCTCCGAGGTGACCGGTTTCACCCGTGGCGACTTCGTGGTGGCGCCCTTCGTCTGGTCGGACGGTACCTGCGACTTCTGCCGCGAGGGCCTGCACACCTCCTGCCCCGAGGGCGGTTTTTGGGGTGAGGTCGGCTCGGACGGCGGTCAGGGCGAGGCCGTCCGCGTGCCGTTCGCCGACGGCACCCTGGTCAAGCTGCCCAGGGAGGCGGCCGGCGAGGAGAAGTTGCTGCCCGGCCTGCTCGCCCTCTCGGATGTCATGAGCACCGGCCACCACGCCGCGGTCGCCGCCAAGGTCCGGCCGGGTGCCACGGTCGCCGTGGTCGGCGACGGCGCGGTCGGCCTGTGCGGGGTACTCGCCGCGCAGCGGCTCGGCGCCGGCCGGATCATCGCGCTCGGCCGGCACGAGCAGCGCACCGCGATCGCCCGCAGGTTCGGCGCCACCGATGTGGTCGCCGAGCGTGGTGAGGCCGCGATCGAGGCGGTCAAGGAGCTGACCGGCGGTCGGGGCGCGCACGCCGTCCTGGAGGCCGTCGGCACCGAGGAGTCCATCCGCACCGCCATCTCGATCGCCCGCGACGGCGGCACGGTCGGTTACGTCGGCGTCCCGCACGGTGGCAGCGCCGGTGTCGACATCGCCCAGATGTTCAACCGGAACGTGGCGCTGGCCGGCGGTGTCGCTCCGGCCCGTGCGTACATCCCCGAGCTGCTACCGGACGTGCTGTCCGGCGCCATCGACCCCGGTCTGGTCTTCGACCGCACCGTCGGCCTCGCCGGTGTCCCGGACGGCTACCGCGCCATGCACGACCGCTCGGCCCTCAAGGTCCGCATCGCCTTCTGA